Within Mytilus edulis chromosome 10, xbMytEdul2.2, whole genome shotgun sequence, the genomic segment TTTAGTGTATGAAGCAGAAATTGAGAAATTGCATCAAGTAGATTATGGGAAATATTGTGCTTTGGCTATGTGTGTCATGTTCAATAATACATTAAATGAAGAATGGTTTACAGGTGAAAtagataaagaaaaaagaaaaagaataaaaaacataTGTGAAGAATGTAAACTTGAACGGGGTACATCTCGACTTCTTTTGCTGGATAAAATTAAAACACTTGAACAGTCTTTcctgaagaaagaaaaaaatgtatacaaaactATACATAATAAAGTGTTTGACTTCCTGGTATATTATTTTGGACAAAAGATGATTCCATGTTTGATTAAAAATGCAGACAGTACAGTCATTATGGAGAGATTTCTATTGGATAAAAAGGATGGAAAGACTGAGTTTATCACTGTTGTACCACATGAATACCACGAAAAGTACATACAAAGAATGATCGAAGATTGGTATAGGGGCAGAGTACAGTGTGTGTTTAGAAACATCAATATGAACGTACCCGAGTTCAGACAAAGATTCCTATGCCATATACAAACCCTTAAAATTGCAACTCAGAGACAATTAGCACTGATTTGTGATAATGATCACAAAGATACTGTACTGTTTCACTGTTGTGCATATGATACTATTTCTTTTATTCAGTGGTGTATAGATCATGACGTTAATGTCAATCAATATAACTGTAAAAATGGGACTCCATTGTTTGTATCAGCACGAGAAGGCCATATCGAGGTAGTGTTGGAATTACTTCAAAACAAGGCAGACGTAAACAAGTGTTCAGATAAAGGGGCATCTCCTTTAATGGTTGCATGTTTTCATAACAATATAGAAATAGTAAAGTTACTACTAGAGCACACGGTAGATATTAATATGCGTGAAGATAATGGAATGTCCCCTCTGTTTATTGCTTGTCAGAATAATCATATTGAAACTGTGAAAACATTACTGGATAACAAAGCAGATATTGATAACTGTAACCTGAATGGGATTTCTCCTCTGGGTGTTGCGTGTCAGCTTAATCATATAAAGATAGTAAATATGTTATTGCAAAACAGGGCAGACATAAACAAGTTTTCAGATACAGGATTATCTCCATTAATGATTGcctgttttcaaaataatatagaaatgttAAAGATACTActagaaaaaaatgcaaatattaatATGCGTGAAGGGAATGGCATATCCCCTTTGTTTATTGCTTGTCAGAATAACCATATTGAAATAGTAAAAATATTACTGGATAACAAAGCAGATATTGATAATTGTATCCTTAATGGAATGTCTCCTCTGTGTGTCGCGTGTCAGCTTAATCATATAAAGATAGTTAATTTGTTACTGCAAAATAGGTCAGACATAAACAAGTGTTCAGATTCAGGATTTTCTCCACTAATGTTTGCCTGTTTTGATAATAATATAGAAATTGTAAAAATACTActagaaaaaaatgcaaatattaatATGCGTGATGAGAATGGCGTATCACCTCTTTTTATTTCTTGTCAGAAAAATCATATTGGAATAGTAAAAACATTACTGGATAACAAAGCAGATATTGATAACTGTAACCTGAATGGAATGTCTCCTCTGTGTGTCGCGTGTTACAATAATCATGTCGAGACTGTAAAGGTATTACTGAAAcacaaggcagacattaataaatGTAGAAGGGATGGAGTATCGCCTTTGGCAATTGCTTGTAAGATGAAACATATAGAGACAGTAAAAGTTTAATTAGATGATAAAGCAGAAATACGTGATACTAATTTGTACATGCCGGTGTTAACTAAAGGAACAGTCGAAAAATTAACATGTTGGCATAGTttgtatgatttataaaaaaacaacaattgacGCAATTGTcaattaagggagttcgcttctcagtttcaaaataataagcttttcaaaacactagtatatattgataaggGATAAATGAAGGAATCATAAGAGCAAAACAAATAtctaggtcaatgtgcttgttttcgagatataagcgaTATAAGGAAAATGGtatctcttgacttttcatagctttatcattgacaagtttaagttctaaaaaaacattaaaaaataattaaaatgttattAGACATTTGCAAATGGCttattattttacatgtaaaatatttataaaaggaaaaatgggggtcaatatgcaatttttttaaggatttcaaatggataaaactagaggattcccAAAATCTAACAAAAGTTCCAAAActtgacaagcgaacatccttaaggcGATTTACATCGCCATATTTACCTGATGTGCATTTCAACAAATCTATGTATTTTAAGTAAAAGTAAAAAATCCAAAAtttgaaattgcaaaaaaataacgCTATGGATTTAGCCGAATTCGAACAACAAATGACACATGTAATAGGTATAACGGATTGACATACATT encodes:
- the LOC139492188 gene encoding uncharacterized protein codes for the protein MNALLTNLANLSPYDKLPLLTDTSISADLARIRYYRNYISHESLKEGETINVTEAWDDISGAVRRLGGKQMHDVCTDLKTKSLDRSTVPWNIRVQINSKLSEWRINDSDFVETRAAKHVLERLHEKSCVTITAASGVGKTSILRHVALEMENRGYDILLVTSPHDIVKFHNPNKKTLFVIDDFCGTYTINRSYLDNWEMVLDRIKELVQNKFTKIIVACRLQVYQDENFVSLSIFRTCVCNLQSEDLCLLQTEKHTIAELYLETKASAIIQYCNLYQCFPLLCKLYSDSTGLNISDFFKDPFLVYEAEIEKLHQVDYGKYCALAMCVMFNNTLNEEWFTGEIDKEKRKRIKNICEECKLERGTSRLLLLDKIKTLEQSFLKKEKNVYKTIHNKVFDFLVYYFGQKMIPCLIKNADSTVIMERFLLDKKDGKTEFITVVPHEYHEKYIQRMIEDWYRGRVQCVFRNINMNVPEFRQRFLCHIQTLKIATQRQLALICDNDHKDTVLFHCCAYDTISFIQWCIDHDVNVNQYNCKNGTPLFVSAREGHIEVVLELLQNKADVNKCSDKGASPLMVACFHNNIEIVKLLLEHTVDINMREDNGMSPLFIACQNNHIETVKTLLDNKADIDNCNLNGISPLGVACQLNHIKIVNMLLQNRADINKFSDTGLSPLMIACFQNNIEMLKILLEKNANINMREGNGISPLFIACQNNHIEIVKILLDNKADIDNCILNGMSPLCVACQLNHIKIVNLLLQNRSDINKCSDSGFSPLMFACFDNNIEIVKILLEKNANINMRDENGVSPLFISCQKNHIGIVKTLLDNKADIDNCNLNGMSPLCVACYNNHVETVKVLLKHKADINKCRRDGVSPLAIACKMKHIETVKV